In a genomic window of Bradyrhizobium ontarionense:
- a CDS encoding PLP-dependent aminotransferase family protein → MAAFDFAPLLTAGLPAPAARWTGLAKYSFVGGNNDPGAVPVDELRAAADAVLAREGRALATYGLAHGPQGYRPLRDFLAGKLSRDSGMSARADDIMILSGSLQGLDLVNQALLTRGDTVLVEQDNYQGTLTRLARLGVRAIGIPLDQNGMRTDALASVLADLKDRGIRPKYIYTIPTVQNPTGTIMPESRRAELLWLSRAYGVPVFEDDCYADLIWDGKRPRAIHGMSEHGSVIHIGSFSKSVAPALRVGYLVAPWDIMSVLLALKTDAGSGALEQMVLAEYCKQHFATHVPQLVRGLRTKLDTLTEALDAEFGTAAEFEAPKGGIFLWVKLPDQVDAMKLSQAALKRGVSINPGPEWSVDATHARSRLRLCFASPSHQEIREGIAVLAEVCREEFGVPKRSANVERTHAIE, encoded by the coding sequence ATGGCCGCATTCGATTTTGCACCGCTCCTGACTGCCGGCCTGCCGGCGCCGGCCGCACGCTGGACGGGCCTTGCAAAATACAGCTTCGTCGGCGGCAACAACGACCCTGGTGCCGTGCCGGTGGACGAGTTGCGAGCCGCTGCAGACGCCGTGCTTGCCCGCGAAGGCCGCGCGCTCGCGACTTATGGCCTGGCGCACGGACCGCAAGGCTATCGGCCGTTGCGGGACTTCCTGGCCGGCAAACTGTCTCGCGACTCCGGCATGTCGGCACGTGCCGACGACATCATGATCCTCTCCGGCTCGTTGCAGGGGCTCGACCTCGTCAACCAGGCGCTGCTCACACGCGGGGACACCGTGCTGGTCGAGCAGGACAATTACCAGGGCACGCTCACGCGTCTGGCGAGGCTCGGCGTCAGGGCCATCGGCATCCCGCTCGACCAGAACGGCATGCGAACGGATGCGCTGGCATCGGTGCTGGCCGATCTGAAGGACCGCGGCATCCGGCCGAAATACATCTATACCATCCCGACGGTGCAGAACCCGACCGGCACCATCATGCCGGAAAGCCGCCGCGCCGAGCTGCTGTGGCTGTCACGGGCCTATGGGGTGCCGGTGTTCGAGGACGACTGCTATGCCGACCTCATCTGGGACGGGAAACGCCCGCGCGCGATCCATGGCATGTCCGAGCATGGCAGCGTGATCCATATCGGGTCGTTCTCGAAATCGGTCGCGCCCGCGCTGCGGGTCGGCTATCTGGTCGCCCCCTGGGACATCATGTCGGTTCTGCTGGCGCTCAAGACCGATGCCGGCTCGGGCGCTCTCGAGCAGATGGTGCTCGCGGAATACTGCAAGCAGCATTTCGCAACCCACGTGCCGCAACTGGTGCGAGGGCTGCGCACAAAGCTGGACACGCTGACCGAGGCGCTCGACGCCGAGTTCGGCACCGCCGCCGAATTCGAGGCGCCGAAGGGCGGGATCTTCCTGTGGGTCAAGCTGCCGGACCAGGTCGACGCCATGAAGCTCTCACAAGCCGCGCTGAAGCGGGGCGTGTCGATCAATCCCGGACCGGAATGGTCGGTCGATGCAACGCATGCGAGAAGCCGCCTGCGGCTCTGCTTCGCCAGCCCCTCGCATCAGGAGATCCGCGAGGGCATTGCTGTCCTCGCCGAGGTCTGCCGCGAGGAGTTCGGCGTGCCCAAGCGTTCCGCGAATGTGGAGCGGACCCACGCGATCGAATGA
- a CDS encoding amidohydrolase family protein, whose product MSALSRRNFLLSSGAAAMAALSGPGRAAMGPADKFDLVIKGGDVIDPSQSLRGRRDIGIRWGVVEAIEPEIPVERTLRSIDAAGRLVMPGLIDLHSHVYPYGSAIGIPPDELVQFQGTTTVVSAGDAGVNNLAALRRFIAAQSRARIYAFVHIANNGLSAFPVAELYNIDNAQVEACAMALAENPDFLLGVKVRMSENVIFKHGLEPLKRGIKACELCGWPARMMVHIGGVETGELMSQILDLLRPGDILTHAYSGAPNIGGAFTNIVQDGKLLPAALAAKQRGVLFDVGHGGGSFDFTVAEVAIPAGCGPDTISSDIHVFSGNSPGMPFLPNVMGKFLAMGFSLEQVVSMATSAPAKIINRAPKLGTLQVGAPADVAIMDMVEGPVSFLDTRGNKRDGKLQLKPVQTVINGVPFGRPYQSPFSVR is encoded by the coding sequence ATGTCCGCGCTGTCGCGCCGCAATTTCCTGTTGTCGTCCGGAGCGGCCGCCATGGCCGCGCTTTCAGGCCCTGGTCGTGCCGCGATGGGGCCGGCCGACAAGTTCGATCTGGTGATCAAGGGAGGCGACGTCATCGATCCCAGCCAGTCGCTGCGCGGCAGGCGCGACATCGGCATCCGCTGGGGCGTGGTCGAGGCCATTGAACCCGAGATTCCCGTCGAGCGGACGTTACGGTCGATCGACGCCGCCGGCCGGCTGGTGATGCCGGGTCTCATCGACCTCCATAGTCATGTCTATCCCTATGGTTCGGCGATCGGGATCCCGCCGGACGAACTGGTGCAATTCCAGGGCACGACGACGGTGGTCTCGGCCGGCGATGCGGGTGTGAACAATCTGGCGGCGTTGCGCCGCTTCATCGCCGCCCAGTCGCGGGCGCGCATCTACGCCTTCGTCCATATCGCCAATAACGGCCTGTCGGCGTTTCCCGTTGCCGAGCTCTACAATATCGACAACGCCCAGGTGGAGGCCTGCGCCATGGCGCTGGCGGAGAACCCGGACTTCCTGCTCGGGGTCAAGGTGCGAATGTCGGAGAACGTGATCTTCAAGCACGGGCTCGAGCCGTTGAAGCGCGGCATCAAGGCCTGCGAGCTGTGCGGCTGGCCGGCGCGGATGATGGTGCATATCGGCGGCGTCGAGACCGGCGAATTGATGTCCCAGATCCTGGACCTGCTGCGGCCCGGCGACATCCTGACCCACGCCTATTCCGGCGCACCGAACATCGGCGGCGCCTTCACCAACATCGTCCAGGACGGCAAGCTGTTGCCGGCGGCGCTCGCCGCCAAGCAGCGCGGCGTGCTGTTCGATGTCGGCCATGGCGGAGGCAGCTTCGATTTTACCGTGGCCGAAGTGGCGATCCCCGCCGGCTGCGGCCCGGATACCATCTCCTCGGACATCCACGTGTTCTCCGGCAACTCGCCGGGCATGCCGTTCCTGCCCAACGTGATGGGCAAGTTCCTGGCGATGGGGTTCTCCCTGGAGCAGGTGGTGAGCATGGCGACCTCGGCGCCTGCCAAGATCATCAATCGTGCGCCGAAGCTCGGCACCCTGCAGGTCGGTGCACCGGCCGACGTCGCGATCATGGACATGGTCGAGGGACCCGTCAGTTTCCTTGACACGCGGGGCAACAAGCGTGACGGCAAGCTGCAGCTGAAGCCGGTGCAGACCGTGATCAATGGCGTGCCGTTCGGGCGGCCCTATCAGTCGCCGTTTTCGGTCAGGTGA
- a CDS encoding aldo/keto reductase gives MNAIETQGILLPKLGLGTFRMQGTVCREAVESALALGYRHIDTAEMYANEDAIGAALAAASVARQELHVTTKVWPENLAPDAIRRAFDTSLRKLRLDFVDLYLIHWPAKGMNLPAALETLMKLKDEGRTRAIGVANFTVALLKQAVEEIKAPIACNQVEYHVMLDQSTLMAYMASRSIPLVAYCPLAQGRAAADETLTAIGRKHGASAAQVALKWLLDQDGVAAIPKAGRKESQQANWDALKVQLDDEDRATIAALPKDKRFVNPGFAPDWDR, from the coding sequence ATGAACGCCATAGAAACGCAGGGCATTCTTCTGCCGAAGCTCGGGCTCGGCACGTTTCGCATGCAAGGCACCGTGTGCCGCGAGGCGGTCGAGAGTGCGCTGGCACTGGGCTATCGCCATATCGACACGGCCGAGATGTACGCCAACGAGGATGCGATCGGCGCCGCGCTGGCTGCCGCTTCAGTGGCGCGGCAGGAATTGCATGTGACGACAAAGGTCTGGCCGGAAAATCTCGCGCCGGACGCGATCCGCCGTGCGTTCGACACGAGCTTGAGGAAGCTCAGGCTGGACTTCGTCGACCTCTATTTGATCCATTGGCCGGCCAAGGGAATGAACCTGCCGGCGGCGCTCGAAACGCTCATGAAGCTGAAGGACGAGGGCCGCACGCGTGCGATCGGCGTCGCCAACTTCACCGTCGCCCTTCTGAAGCAGGCGGTGGAAGAGATCAAGGCGCCGATCGCCTGCAATCAGGTCGAGTATCACGTCATGCTCGATCAATCGACGCTGATGGCCTACATGGCGAGCCGGTCGATTCCCCTGGTCGCCTATTGTCCGCTGGCGCAGGGACGCGCGGCTGCCGACGAGACGCTGACGGCGATCGGCCGCAAGCATGGCGCGAGCGCCGCCCAGGTCGCGCTGAAATGGCTGTTGGATCAGGATGGCGTTGCCGCGATCCCCAAGGCCGGACGCAAGGAAAGCCAGCAGGCGAATTGGGATGCGTTGAAAGTTCAGCTGGATGATGAGGATCGCGCGACCATAGCCGCCCTCCCAAAAGACAAGCGTTTCGTCAATCCGGGCTTCGCGCCGGACTGGGACCGCTGA
- a CDS encoding aldose 1-epimerase family protein has translation MSDDLHTISAGGIAATIKALGAELCSLKTADGLELLWQAGPAWPRHAPWLFPIVGRLKDDRLHHHGRTYPMTQHGFARDMRFTWVERSADACTLRLADDETTRARYPFAFGLTLSYQITADALDMVVEIANPGAEVLPASFGAHPAFNWPLLPGQKKDSYRLIFAQPEPAPIRRLTGGLLRERPGPSPIEGCVLALNERLFDEDAVILDQPASRSVRLVGTRGPALELTWDGFRQLGIWSKPGGVPFLCIEPWRGFASPLDFDAEFAAKPGVMHIAPGASETLRCRIGIGVSD, from the coding sequence ATGAGCGACGACCTCCACACCATCAGCGCGGGCGGCATCGCCGCCACGATCAAGGCTCTCGGCGCCGAGCTGTGCTCGCTGAAGACGGCCGATGGCTTGGAACTGCTCTGGCAGGCGGGGCCTGCCTGGCCACGCCATGCGCCCTGGTTGTTTCCGATCGTCGGCCGGCTCAAGGACGACCGTCTGCACCATCATGGCCGGACCTATCCGATGACGCAGCACGGCTTCGCCCGCGACATGCGCTTCACTTGGGTCGAGCGCAGCGCCGATGCCTGCACTCTGCGTCTGGCCGACGACGAGACGACACGGGCACGCTATCCCTTCGCCTTCGGTCTCACGCTGAGCTACCAAATCACAGCCGATGCGCTCGACATGGTGGTCGAGATCGCCAACCCAGGGGCGGAGGTGCTGCCGGCTTCGTTCGGTGCCCATCCCGCCTTCAACTGGCCGCTGCTCCCGGGACAGAAGAAGGACAGCTACCGGCTGATTTTCGCACAGCCGGAGCCTGCGCCGATCCGTCGTCTGACCGGTGGCTTGCTGCGCGAGCGGCCGGGGCCATCGCCGATCGAGGGGTGCGTTCTCGCATTGAACGAACGTCTGTTCGACGAGGATGCCGTGATCCTCGATCAGCCGGCCAGCCGTTCGGTTCGCCTCGTCGGAACGAGGGGACCGGCGCTGGAACTAACCTGGGATGGCTTCCGCCAACTCGGCATCTGGTCGAAGCCCGGTGGCGTGCCATTCTTGTGCATCGAGCCCTGGCGCGGCTTTGCCAGTCCGCTCGATTTCGATGCCGAGTTCGCAGCGAAGCCGGGCGTAATGCACATCGCACCAGGAGCATCCGAAACGCTGCGTTGCCGGATCGGGATCGGGGTTTCGGATTAG